From the Streptomyces sp. KMM 9044 genome, one window contains:
- a CDS encoding PIN domain-containing protein: MKKRAGEHTQRPLRVFVLDCEALSLAVRGDRRMIVWLDLAARGEAEVVTSPMTLVEAYDGRTTEQRWDWVLSRLQVVDIGKAEARQARRLLADATLHGHTYAIDAVLAVIARQQKGQVTVFTSDVDDLEKLVPDTVVVKKV; encoded by the coding sequence GTGAAGAAGCGGGCCGGTGAGCACACACAGCGGCCGCTCCGTGTTTTCGTACTGGACTGTGAAGCCCTGTCCCTTGCGGTACGCGGCGACCGGAGGATGATCGTCTGGCTCGACCTCGCGGCGCGCGGGGAAGCCGAGGTGGTGACGTCCCCGATGACGCTGGTCGAGGCGTACGACGGCAGAACGACCGAACAGCGCTGGGACTGGGTACTGTCCCGGCTCCAGGTCGTCGACATCGGGAAGGCCGAGGCCCGCCAGGCACGCCGACTCCTGGCCGACGCCACGTTGCACGGCCACACGTACGCGATCGACGCCGTGCTCGCCGTCATCGCGCGACAGCAGAAGGGACAGGTCACCGTCTTCACCTCGGACGTCGACGACCTGGAGAAGCTGGTGCCGGACACGGTCGTCGTCAAGAAGGTGTGA
- a CDS encoding phosphorothioated DNA-binding restriction endonuclease, with translation MDWLERTAKLRQWSRNGTRAPHKPLLLLYALGRFQQDAAGELRYSAVEEDLQRLLTEYGPPRRTTPAYPFHHLVSDGVWEVRTDRGPGSPGSNVRELRHVGAAGRLAPELRAALRREPSLLGRMARLLLDLHFPPSLHGDLCESVGLELESAGTGELSAAVRRRRDPRMRERVLTAYEYRCAFCGYDGRIGAVPVGLEAAHVRWWAFGGPDDVDNGLCLCSLHHKLFDKGVLGIGDSHRILVSQRFVGHSPAAREHVTALAGRPLIGPQPGARPVAAVHRSWHTSQVFHGSPRPATAG, from the coding sequence ATGGACTGGCTGGAGCGCACCGCGAAGCTGAGGCAGTGGAGCAGAAACGGGACCCGCGCTCCGCACAAGCCGCTGCTGTTGCTGTACGCCCTCGGCCGGTTCCAGCAGGATGCCGCCGGCGAACTGCGGTACAGCGCGGTGGAGGAGGATCTGCAGCGCCTGCTGACCGAGTACGGTCCGCCCCGCAGGACGACGCCCGCCTACCCGTTCCACCATCTGGTGAGCGACGGCGTGTGGGAAGTGCGGACCGATCGCGGGCCGGGCAGTCCCGGCAGTAACGTGCGGGAGCTGCGGCACGTCGGAGCCGCAGGACGGCTGGCGCCGGAACTGCGGGCGGCGCTGCGGCGGGAGCCGTCGTTGCTCGGCCGGATGGCGCGGCTCCTGCTCGACCTGCACTTCCCGCCCTCGCTCCACGGCGACCTGTGCGAATCCGTCGGTCTGGAGCTGGAGTCGGCGGGGACCGGAGAGCTCTCGGCCGCCGTGCGGAGGCGGCGGGATCCGCGGATGCGGGAGCGGGTCCTGACGGCCTACGAGTACCGGTGCGCCTTCTGCGGCTACGACGGCAGGATCGGCGCGGTGCCGGTCGGGCTGGAGGCCGCGCACGTGCGCTGGTGGGCGTTCGGCGGCCCCGACGACGTCGACAACGGACTGTGCCTGTGCTCGCTGCACCACAAGCTCTTCGACAAGGGCGTCCTCGGCATCGGCGACAGCCACCGCATCCTGGTCTCGCAGCGCTTCGTCGGCCACAGTCCCGCCGCCCGGGAGCACGTCACAGCGCTCGCGGGCCGCCCGCTCATCGGACCTCAACCGGGTGCCCGTCCCGTCGCGGCGGTCCACCGCTCCTGGCACACCAGCCAGGTCTTCCACGGCAGCCCGCGCCCCGCCACGGCCGGCTGA
- a CDS encoding methyltransferase domain-containing protein: MTRVTTTTTDLWHHYGRARAAQDHAVPDSFRWAWDQQDGPGPEVLGDLTGKTVADLGAGAARHAAHLAVHHAPNRIDAVDASPAQHSMATALYADLAPRLHFVHADVVAHLRANPGTYDVLYSHFGAVDFTDPRELLPAAADALRPGGRLVFSTLAHYLSGKPAQPDVTAAEVPAKTPLGESATMHRWVLQEHVWTKVLDQAGFTDIRVEELPAGDGPRPAATLLGTAERPAT; the protein is encoded by the coding sequence ATGACCCGGGTGACGACCACGACCACAGACCTATGGCACCACTACGGCCGGGCCCGCGCCGCGCAGGACCACGCCGTCCCCGACTCCTTCCGCTGGGCCTGGGACCAGCAGGACGGGCCGGGCCCGGAAGTCCTCGGCGACCTCACCGGCAAGACCGTGGCCGACCTCGGCGCCGGTGCCGCCCGACACGCCGCGCACCTGGCCGTGCACCACGCCCCGAACCGGATCGACGCCGTGGACGCGTCCCCGGCCCAGCACAGCATGGCCACCGCCCTGTACGCCGACCTCGCCCCGCGCCTGCACTTCGTCCACGCGGACGTCGTCGCCCACCTCCGCGCGAACCCGGGCACCTACGACGTGCTCTACAGCCACTTCGGGGCGGTGGACTTCACCGACCCCCGCGAGCTGCTCCCCGCCGCCGCTGACGCGCTCCGCCCCGGTGGGCGCCTGGTCTTCTCCACCCTCGCCCATTACCTGTCCGGCAAGCCCGCGCAGCCGGACGTCACGGCCGCCGAGGTGCCGGCGAAGACCCCGTTGGGCGAGAGCGCAACCATGCACCGGTGGGTGCTGCAGGAGCACGTGTGGACCAAGGTCCTGGACCAGGCCGGGTTCACCGACATCCGCGTCGAGGAGCTGCCCGCTGGCGACGGCCCCCGGCCCGCCGCCACCCTCCTCGGCACGGCCGAGCGCCCCGCCACCTGA
- a CDS encoding IS701 family transposase yields the protein MWRAGCLESGHVRFGRRLGETRWWKHQQGAPSRPHQLAEWAGHATPDGLQYLLSRSRWDADRVRDDLQQYVADQLGHEDGVLIVDDTGFVKKGITSAGVQRQYSGTAGRTENCQIGVFAAYATSRGHALVDRDLYLPRSWTDDRDRCRAAHIPDDRAFATKNDLARDMIRRAHASPLRFRWVTADAAYGQDSRFRRFLEDDLKLHYVVAVPKSQQVHGPRIEDRIRREAPPEAWQRLSAGPGAKGERSYDWAGALLPVVEERDGDKPTRRRWMLARRSISKPDEIAYFLASAPLDATLADLARIAGCRWKIEECFQSAKNECGLDEYEVRRYTGWYRHITLAMLAHAFLAAMAAQEREKGAPTTTLPTSWTSRRPRSAVSWQLNPRTAPHAAATP from the coding sequence TTGTGGAGAGCCGGATGCCTGGAGAGCGGGCACGTCCGGTTCGGGAGGCGGCTCGGGGAAACCCGCTGGTGGAAACACCAGCAGGGCGCCCCGAGTCGACCTCACCAGCTCGCCGAGTGGGCCGGCCACGCCACCCCGGACGGCCTGCAGTACCTGCTCTCCCGCAGCCGCTGGGACGCCGACCGTGTCCGCGACGACCTCCAGCAGTACGTCGCCGACCAACTCGGCCATGAAGACGGTGTGTTGATTGTCGATGACACCGGCTTCGTCAAGAAGGGGATCACCTCCGCCGGAGTGCAGCGCCAATACTCCGGCACGGCCGGGCGGACCGAGAACTGCCAGATCGGCGTGTTCGCCGCCTATGCCACCAGTCGGGGACACGCCCTCGTCGACCGTGACCTCTATCTGCCCAGGTCCTGGACCGACGACCGCGACCGCTGCCGGGCCGCCCACATTCCCGACGACCGTGCCTTCGCCACCAAGAACGACCTCGCCCGCGACATGATCCGCCGGGCCCATGCCTCCCCACTCCGGTTCCGGTGGGTCACCGCGGACGCCGCCTACGGCCAGGACAGCCGCTTCCGCCGCTTCCTCGAAGACGACCTCAAGCTCCACTACGTCGTGGCCGTCCCCAAGTCCCAGCAGGTCCACGGCCCGCGCATCGAGGACCGCATCCGCCGCGAGGCCCCACCGGAGGCCTGGCAACGGTTGTCCGCCGGCCCCGGAGCGAAAGGTGAGCGCTCCTACGACTGGGCCGGCGCCCTCCTGCCCGTCGTTGAGGAACGCGACGGCGACAAGCCCACCCGCAGACGGTGGATGCTGGCCCGGCGCAGCATCAGCAAGCCCGACGAGATCGCCTATTTCCTGGCCAGCGCCCCGCTGGACGCCACGCTCGCCGACCTGGCCCGGATCGCCGGATGCCGCTGGAAGATCGAGGAATGTTTTCAGTCCGCGAAGAACGAATGCGGCCTCGACGAGTACGAGGTCCGCCGTTACACCGGCTGGTACCGGCACATCACCCTCGCCATGCTCGCCCACGCCTTCCTCGCCGCCATGGCCGCCCAGGAACGCGAAAAAGGGGCCCCGACGACGACACTCCCGACCTCGTGGACCTCACGCCGGCCGAGATCCGCCGTCTCCTGGCAGCTGAACCCCCGCACCGCCCCACACGCCGCGGCCACACCCTGA
- a CDS encoding glycine-rich domain-containing protein: MATAADTPVATDPVTGPARSPRDIVPAGLWEKQVGLLMRDYPYDSVMATRVLGQGYAYLLTAMSLRGQGLGLAPSKLVDIGAHTIILDTVAYAELCDKYNGGHFLHHVPKVETKNDGSVIKTAHLVARAGWEVDLPLWEDAADCGPCHPGNDSH, from the coding sequence ATGGCAACCGCAGCCGACACCCCCGTCGCCACCGACCCGGTGACCGGACCGGCCCGCTCTCCCCGCGACATCGTGCCGGCGGGCCTCTGGGAGAAGCAGGTCGGCCTGCTGATGCGGGACTACCCGTACGACTCAGTCATGGCCACCCGCGTCCTCGGCCAGGGCTACGCCTACCTGCTCACCGCCATGTCCCTCCGGGGCCAGGGCCTGGGACTCGCCCCGAGCAAGCTGGTCGACATCGGCGCCCACACGATCATCCTGGACACCGTCGCCTACGCCGAGCTGTGCGACAAGTACAACGGCGGGCACTTCCTGCATCACGTGCCCAAGGTCGAGACGAAGAACGACGGGTCGGTCATCAAGACCGCCCACCTCGTCGCCCGCGCCGGTTGGGAGGTGGACCTCCCGCTGTGGGAGGACGCCGCCGACTGCGGCCCCTGCCACCCGGGCAACGACTCGCACTGA
- a CDS encoding LacI family DNA-binding transcriptional regulator, with protein sequence MATLAGASTGTVSNVLNRPDTVRQATRERVEKAIAEVGFVRQASFAREADEGLGHEDGSVSARYTHVTDTIRALLMNQLTEVWHESLDDRLLLAPRSPAPILDRMLQQRAAER encoded by the coding sequence GTGGCCACCCTCGCCGGGGCGTCCACCGGCACGGTGTCCAACGTGCTCAACCGTCCCGACACCGTGAGGCAGGCCACACGGGAGCGCGTGGAGAAGGCAATCGCGGAGGTGGGGTTCGTCCGGCAGGCCAGCTTCGCCCGGGAGGCCGACGAGGGCCTGGGCCACGAGGACGGATCGGTCAGCGCCCGGTACACCCACGTGACGGACACCATTCGCGCGCTCCTCATGAACCAGCTCACCGAGGTCTGGCACGAGTCCCTGGACGACCGGCTGCTCCTCGCCCCGCGCTCCCCGGCCCCGATCCTCGACCGGATGTTGCAGCAGCGCGCCGCCGAGCGGTGA
- a CDS encoding helix-turn-helix transcriptional regulator produces the protein MPGDPLWNSAKVRELVARRQPGGLVRLGREHRGWTLAELGGHLGCSAATVSRMERRAQVTDLTLIHRAASTVGVPRHVLVSSLAPPAPSGLASTRVSASPHAEEDPMRRRSLLAATATVPAAMLLGMDRALADTPPPTGRGALEARVASARDLYDKGAHTQLLGLLPGLLADGHAAASSCRELDQARLSSVYSLSAALLIKLGSYEQARLTADRARTWAEVSGSPLAAAAASRELAIVLRHQDRGEEAQTLMESAAARVEVTGLRTDAASSAYAQMLCTLAYTAARGGRRAEALAMTEEARRAARRLPLQAPAGRLFPISPAAVDLYAVGVHWALGDAGTALEAGRNLRPEHFPTAERKARLGTDMARAWWAWGRPEQTARALLDAHRASPGEVRDRPAIRNIVTELAQRHPRAVGMRELHAAVSAPAS, from the coding sequence GTGCCCGGTGACCCGCTCTGGAACAGCGCGAAGGTCAGGGAATTAGTCGCCAGGCGGCAACCGGGCGGGCTCGTACGGTTGGGCCGTGAGCACCGAGGATGGACGCTCGCCGAACTCGGCGGGCACCTGGGGTGCTCGGCGGCGACGGTCTCGCGGATGGAACGCCGGGCCCAGGTCACTGACCTGACGCTCATTCACCGGGCCGCCTCCACCGTGGGCGTTCCTCGACACGTCCTGGTGAGTTCTCTGGCGCCCCCCGCTCCTTCCGGACTGGCCAGCACTAGAGTGTCGGCCAGTCCACACGCCGAGGAGGACCCGATGCGCCGCCGCTCGCTGCTCGCCGCCACGGCGACCGTCCCGGCCGCCATGCTGCTCGGCATGGACCGGGCCTTGGCCGACACCCCGCCACCGACGGGCAGGGGTGCCCTGGAGGCCCGTGTGGCCTCCGCCCGCGACCTCTACGACAAGGGGGCCCACACGCAACTCCTCGGGCTGCTGCCGGGCCTCCTGGCCGACGGGCACGCCGCTGCCTCCTCATGCCGCGAGCTGGACCAGGCCCGGCTGTCCTCCGTCTACAGCCTGAGCGCCGCCCTGCTGATCAAGCTCGGCTCGTACGAGCAGGCCCGCCTCACCGCCGACCGCGCGCGCACCTGGGCCGAGGTGTCCGGTTCCCCGCTCGCCGCCGCTGCTGCCTCCCGCGAGCTCGCAATCGTGCTGCGCCACCAGGACCGGGGCGAGGAAGCCCAGACCCTCATGGAGTCGGCTGCCGCCCGAGTGGAGGTGACAGGGCTGCGGACGGACGCGGCCTCGTCGGCCTACGCGCAGATGCTGTGCACCCTGGCCTACACCGCCGCCCGGGGAGGCCGGCGCGCGGAGGCCCTGGCCATGACCGAGGAGGCACGGCGGGCCGCACGGCGCCTGCCGCTCCAGGCACCTGCCGGGCGCCTCTTCCCCATCAGCCCGGCCGCCGTGGACCTCTACGCCGTCGGCGTCCACTGGGCCCTTGGCGACGCCGGCACCGCCCTGGAGGCGGGGCGGAACCTTCGGCCCGAGCACTTCCCCACGGCTGAGCGGAAGGCACGCCTGGGCACAGACATGGCCCGTGCCTGGTGGGCGTGGGGCCGCCCTGAGCAGACCGCCCGCGCCTTGCTCGACGCCCACCGTGCGAGCCCCGGCGAAGTGAGAGACCGCCCAGCGATCCGCAACATCGTGACCGAGTTGGCGCAGCGGCACCCTCGTGCCGTTGGCATGCGGGAGCTGCACGCCGCCGTGTCCGCCCCGGCGAGCTGA
- a CDS encoding CopG family transcriptional regulator, whose amino-acid sequence MATKKVTVTIPADLLDEIRADAAERGLSAYVAEALRFKRDRDRLRELVDWLQEEHGPVTEDEHAAALDELEKLDAEHERRRATGKHSTGEAA is encoded by the coding sequence ATGGCGACGAAGAAGGTGACCGTGACGATTCCCGCGGATCTCCTGGACGAGATCCGCGCGGACGCGGCAGAGCGGGGCCTGTCGGCGTACGTCGCCGAGGCGCTGCGCTTCAAGCGCGACCGGGACCGGCTCCGGGAACTGGTCGACTGGCTGCAGGAAGAGCACGGCCCCGTCACCGAGGACGAGCATGCGGCAGCGCTCGACGAACTCGAAAAACTCGACGCCGAACACGAGCGGCGTCGAGCCACCGGCAAGCACAGCACCGGAGAGGCTGCGTGA
- a CDS encoding DUF5994 family protein, with protein sequence MPESGSPRVTRLLPDTVHQAVQPGTAVVRLETTHDRRGVLDGAWWPRSRDIAAELPALITALTEHLGPVTRVGLDAGAWEGLPTRLAIDDRVVHIDSFPVGDDTVLITRGDQDHFSLLAVPPHARPDAARAAMAEAVRADNVTRAEQILIDTGTGRAAPET encoded by the coding sequence ATGCCCGAATCCGGCTCCCCGCGGGTGACCAGGCTGCTGCCGGACACCGTCCACCAGGCCGTGCAGCCCGGGACGGCGGTCGTACGGCTGGAGACGACGCACGACCGCCGGGGCGTTCTCGACGGGGCGTGGTGGCCGCGTTCCCGGGACATCGCCGCGGAGCTCCCCGCCCTGATCACCGCGCTGACCGAACACCTCGGCCCGGTCACACGCGTCGGCCTGGACGCCGGAGCCTGGGAAGGACTGCCGACGAGGCTGGCCATCGACGACCGCGTCGTGCACATCGACTCCTTCCCGGTCGGCGACGACACCGTCCTGATCACCCGGGGCGATCAGGACCACTTCTCGCTGCTCGCGGTCCCGCCCCACGCGAGGCCGGACGCGGCACGTGCCGCGATGGCCGAAGCCGTCCGCGCCGACAACGTCACCCGGGCCGAACAGATCCTCATCGACACCGGCACCGGCCGAGCAGCGCCGGAGACGTGA
- the ltrA gene encoding group II intron reverse transcriptase/maturase, whose translation MNTDALEFGLLKAERRVLEMQTKLHCWATDDRDRRFDDLFNLVADPAFLLVAWVRVRRNRGARSAGVDGQTARSVEDGQGVEAFLDEVRSDLKDRTFRPLPVRERMIPKPGTAKRRRLGIPTVRDRVVQASLKLVLEPIFEAYFLPCSYGFRPKRRAHDALAEAHHFAKNSYEWMVEGDIEACFDSIDHAALMGRVRRRVGDRRVLDLVKAFLKSGILSEAGQSKDTDSGTPQGGILSPLLANIALSVLDEFIAAGPGGPNSTQGQRARRRRQNLPNYRLFRYADDFLIAVTGTREQAEDMRTQVAEVLAPMGLRLSVEKTAITHIDEGLDFLGWRLQRHRKRGTQKHYVYLYPSKKALQAVKEKVKTLCRQDTNLPLAVVLHHLNPVLRGWTAYFRHGVSSATFQYLSAFTWRQVFGWLRRKHRRSNWKSLRRRYCAGRWWPADDEVVLFRCAKVRTNRYLYRGNKIPSPWPSGSTTAAAV comes from the coding sequence GTGAATACCGACGCGCTGGAGTTCGGGCTGCTCAAGGCCGAGCGCCGGGTACTGGAGATGCAGACCAAACTGCACTGTTGGGCGACCGACGATCGTGATCGCCGGTTCGATGACCTGTTCAATCTCGTTGCTGATCCCGCGTTCCTGCTGGTCGCGTGGGTTCGGGTGAGGAGGAACAGGGGCGCTCGCTCGGCCGGAGTGGACGGGCAGACGGCCCGTTCCGTGGAGGACGGGCAAGGCGTCGAGGCATTCCTCGACGAGGTGCGGTCCGACCTGAAGGACCGCACCTTCCGTCCGCTTCCCGTGCGGGAAAGGATGATCCCCAAGCCGGGGACGGCCAAGCGCCGTCGGCTGGGTATTCCGACCGTGCGGGACCGGGTGGTCCAGGCGTCCCTGAAGCTGGTACTGGAGCCGATCTTCGAGGCGTATTTCCTCCCGTGCTCCTACGGGTTCCGCCCGAAGCGCCGGGCTCACGACGCGCTCGCCGAGGCGCACCACTTCGCCAAGAACTCCTATGAGTGGATGGTGGAGGGGGACATCGAGGCGTGCTTCGACTCGATCGACCACGCGGCCCTGATGGGCCGGGTGCGTCGCCGAGTCGGAGACCGGCGCGTCCTTGACCTGGTGAAGGCGTTCTTGAAGTCGGGCATCCTCAGCGAGGCTGGCCAGTCCAAGGACACCGATTCCGGCACTCCGCAGGGTGGGATCCTCTCGCCGCTGCTGGCCAACATCGCCCTGTCGGTTCTCGATGAGTTCATCGCGGCCGGTCCGGGCGGGCCGAACTCCACGCAAGGCCAGCGGGCCCGGCGACGTCGGCAGAATCTGCCCAACTACCGGCTCTTCCGGTATGCGGACGACTTTCTGATCGCCGTGACCGGGACACGCGAGCAGGCCGAAGACATGCGCACCCAGGTGGCGGAAGTACTCGCCCCGATGGGACTGCGTCTGTCGGTGGAGAAGACGGCCATCACCCATATCGACGAGGGGCTGGACTTCCTCGGGTGGCGCCTCCAGCGTCACCGCAAACGTGGGACCCAGAAGCACTACGTCTACCTCTACCCCTCCAAGAAGGCCCTCCAAGCCGTCAAGGAGAAGGTCAAGACGCTGTGCCGACAGGACACGAACCTGCCGCTGGCAGTCGTGCTGCACCATCTCAACCCGGTGTTGCGCGGCTGGACGGCGTACTTCCGGCACGGGGTGTCGTCCGCGACCTTCCAGTACCTGTCGGCCTTCACCTGGCGGCAGGTCTTCGGGTGGCTGCGGCGAAAGCACCGCCGGTCCAACTGGAAGAGTCTTCGCCGTCGTTACTGCGCGGGCCGATGGTGGCCTGCTGATGACGAGGTGGTCTTGTTCAGGTGCGCGAAGGTGCGAACCAACCGCTATTTGTATCGCGGGAACAAGATCCCCTCGCCCTGGCCCAGTGGGAGCACGACGGCCGCGGCCGTCTGA